Proteins from a genomic interval of Quercus lobata isolate SW786 chromosome 11, ValleyOak3.0 Primary Assembly, whole genome shotgun sequence:
- the LOC115967377 gene encoding probable LRR receptor-like serine/threonine-protein kinase At1g06840, whose product MYLLKAWTYGLLIVAWLCCSSLLIGAQDTRITNPDEVKALQAIKSRLIDPNRNLRNWDRGDPCTTKWTGIVCYNTTLEDGYLHVDQLSLLNMNLSGSLAPELGQLSNLTRLDFMWNNISGSIPKEIGNITSLFLLLLTGNQLTGPLPKELGYLPNLNILQIDENHISGRLPKSFAFLNKTKHFHLNNNSISGQIPPQLSRLPSLIHFLLDNNNLSGSLPPQFSEMPNLLILQLDNNNFDGTTIPASYGYMSKLLKLSLRNCSLQGPIPDLSRIQKLGYIDLSSNKLNGTIPQNRLSASITTIDLSNNNLTGTIPTNFSGLPFLQKLSLANNSLNGSVPSAIWDSRTLNAKGNLTVELQNNNLSNITDSTVLPSNVTVWLQGNPLCNSNVNLQFCQPENDTQSLTNSTSVPIPTVCPPSYECSTTSTQSCFCAAPLIVEYRLKSPGFTDFRPYIDDFEVYMTAECLNLSLNQLDFKNLWAWEVGPRLKITLKFFPENTSVFNSSEVQRITSNFTYWKFPLNDVFGPYELLGLDLLDVYKSEVGNSPSSGISKGALAGIVVGTIAGAVTLFVIVSLLILRVHMRKHHAVSKRRHSSRTSMKIDGVKDFTYGEMALATNNFNSSSQVGQGGYGMVYKGILADGTLVAVKRAQEGSLQGEREFLTEIELLSRLHHRNLVSLIGLCDEEGEQMLVYEFMSNGTLRDHLSVKSKEPLSFATRLKIALGSSKGILYLHTEVDPPIFHRDIKANNILLDSKYTAKVADFGLSRLAPVPDIEGDLPAHVSTVVKGTPGYLDPEYFLTHKLTDKSDVYSLGVVFLELLTGMHPISHGKNIVREVNVAYQSGMIFSIIDDRMGSYPSKCVVKFLTLALKCCEDETDARPSMAEVVHELENIWLLMPDSDIKTTNPMLSGSEKAMTSPSSSSNVKNPFVSSDVSGSDLVSGVVSSIMPR is encoded by the exons ATGTATCTGTTAAAAGCTTGGACGTATGGATTACTTATTGTTGCATGGTTGTGTTGTTCCTCACTACTTATCGGAGCTCAGGATACTCGAATTACCAACCCGGATGAAG TGAAAGCATTGCAGGCCATCAAGAGCAGATTGATAGATCCCAATAGGAATCTGCGTAACTGGGATCGAGGAGATCCATGTACAACAAAATGGACAGGGATTGTGTGCTACAATACTACATTAGAAGATGGATATCTACATGTAGATCAATT GTCACtattaaatatgaatttgtCAGGAAGTTTAGCACCAGAGCTTGGCCAATTATCGAATTTGACTAGATT GGATTTTATGTGGAACAACATAAGTGGGAGTATACCAAAGGAGATAGGCAATATTACGTCTTTGTTTCTCTT GCTTCTGACTGGAAACCAATTAACAGGTCCCTTGCCTAAAGAGCTCGGTTATCTTCCAAACTTGAATATACTACAAATTGACGAAAACCATATATCAGGACGACTACCTAAATCATTTGCATTCTTGAACAAAACAAAGCACTT TCACTTGAACAACAATTCGATCAGTGGGCAAATCCCGCCTCAGCTATCCAGATTACCAAGTCTTATTCACTT CCTTCTtgataataataacttatcagGGTCTCTTCCTCCACAGTTCTCCGAAATGCCAAATTTACTGATACT CCAACTTGATAACAATAACTTTGATGGGACTACAATTCCAGCTTCTTATGGCTACATGTCTAAATTGCTGAAGTT GAGTCTTAGGAACTGCAGTTTGCAAGGACCAATTCCTGATTTGAGCCGAATACAAAAGCTTGGTTATAT AGATCTTAGTTCTAATAAGCTAAATGGAACTATACCTCAAAACAGACTTTCTGCGAGTATCACAACTAT CGATTTATCTAACAACAATCTTACGGGAACAATTCCGACAAACTTTTCGggtcttccttttcttcaaaaatt GTCACTTGCAAATAATTCATTGAACGGTTCAGTTCCATCCGCCATTTGGGATAGTAGGACTTTGAATGCAAAGGGAAACCTTACAGT GGAGTTGCAGAATAATAATCTTTCAAATATTACTGACAGTACTGTTCTACCTTCGAATGTCACTGTCTG GCTTCAAGGGAATCCCTTATGCAACAGCAATGTAAATCTTCAGTTCTGTCAACCTGAAAATGACACTCAGAGTTTAACAAATTCCACTTCTGTTCCTATCCCTACAGTATGCCCACCATCTTACGAATGTTCCACCACATCTACTCAGAGTTGTTTCTGTGCTGCCCCTCTGATTGTTGAATATCGGTTGAAAAGTCCTGGATTCACAGATTTTCGTCCATACATAGATGACTTTGAAGTGTACATGACAGCAGAATGTCTTAATTTATCTCTTAATCAGCTGGACTTTAAAAATTTATGGGCATGGGAAGTAGGACCTAGACTGAAGATAACCTTGAAGTTTTTTCCTGAGAACACCTCCGTATTCAATAGTAGTGAGGTTCAGCGAATCACGAGCAACTTCACATATTGGAAATTTCCTCTTAATGACGTATTTGGACCTTATGAACTTCTCGGCCTCGATCTCCTGGATGTTTATAAATCTG AGGTTGGCAACTCTCCAAGCTCTGGTATAAGCAAAGGTGCATTGGCTGGCATAGTGGTGGGGACCATTGCAGGTGCAGTTACATTGTTTGTAATTGTTTCTCTTCTGATACTGAGAGTGCACATGAGGAAGCACCATGCAGTTTCAAAACGACGTCACT CGTCTAGGACCTCCATGAAAATTGATGGTGTGAAGGATTTCACTTATGGAGAAATGGCTCTGGCTACAAACAACTTTAACAGCTCTTCTCAGGTTGGCCAAGGAGGGTATGGGATGGTTTATAAAGGCATTCTAGCTGATGGTACTCTTGTGGCCGTAAAACGTGCCCAAGAGGGATCTTTACAGGGTGAGAGGGAGTTCTTGACAGAGATAGAATTGTTGTCAAGGTTACATCATCGAAACCTTGTGTCTTTGATTGGATTGTGTGATGAAGAAGGTGAACAG ATGTTGGTCTATGAGTTCATGTCAAATGGTACTCTAAGGGATCACCTTTCTG TTAAGTCTAAAGAACCTCTGAGTTTTGCTACAAGATTGAAAATTGCCCTGGGATCATCTAAGGGCATCCTTTACCTACATACGGAAGTTGATCCCCCAATATTTCACCGAGATATCAAGGCCAACAACATATTATTGGACTCTAAGTATACAGCAAAAGTTGCTGATTTTGGACTTTCTCGACTCGCACCAGTTCCAGATATTGAAGGGGATTTGCCTGCTCATGTATCCACAGTTGTGAAGGGAACACCA GGTTACCTAGATCCGGAGTATTTCTTAACTCATAAACTGACAGACAAGAGTGATGTCTATAGCCTTGGTGTTGTATTTCTGGAACTCCTGACGGGGATGCATCCGATCTCACATGGCAAAAACATTGTTAGAGAG GTTAATGTCGCATATCAATCTGGTATGATCTTTTCAATTATTGATGATCGAATGGGATCTTATCCTTCTAAATGTGTGGTGAAATTTTTGACTTTGGCTCTCAAGTGTTGTGAAGATGAGACAGATGCTAGACCTTCAATGGCAGAGGTGGTCCATGAACTTGAAAATATATGGCTTTTGATGCCTGATTCTGACATTAAAACAACGAATCCTATGCTCTCAGGTTCTGAAAAGGCAATGACTTCACCATCATCATCCTCTAATGTGAAGAATCCTTTTGTGTCATCAGATGTATCTGGAAGTGACCTTGTTAGTGGAGTCGTTTCATCCATCATGCCTAGATAG